One window of Thermocoleostomius sinensis A174 genomic DNA carries:
- a CDS encoding cation-transporting P-type ATPase, giving the protein MGVPVKSSQSLRSYYECSVSEVVQAINSHPDQGLTAAEAAQRLDQFGFNELASKPGKPAWLRFLLQFNQPLLYILLIAGAIKAFLGSWTNAIVIWGVTVINAIIGFIQESKAEGAIAALAKAVSTETTVVRDGQKLRLPSRELVPGDLVLLTSGDKVPADLRLVSVRNLQVDESALTGESVPVEKQDRPVPEGTPLAERVNMAYAGSFVTFGQGSGLVVATGSATEVGQISQSIEQRTNLSTPLTRKFDKFSRTLLYVILALATVTFAVGVSQGQSLAGMFEAAVALAVSAIPEGLPAVVTVTLAIGVNRMARRHAIVRKLPAVETLGSATVICSDKTGTLTENQMTVQAIYAGDRVYTVSGEGYSPDGEIRVDQQPIDLAHAPVLEECLIAGLLCNDSHLETTDGRWTVVGDPTEGALITAARKAGLDPVSVSQSQPRLDSIPFESEFQYMATLHELMRSGSDRASTAQVIYVKGSVESILQRCQQMLDNQGTPVPMQQARIEAEVEAMANQGLRVLAFAKKPVTASEFSRKPSLQHEDIADGLIFLGLQGMIDPPRAEAIAAVKACRSAGIQVKMITGDHVSTARAIAERMGLEKQGQVLAFSGQDLAQMDDRNLAQAIEDGVVFARVAPAQKLRLVEALQSKGEIVAMTGDGVNDAPALKQADIGVAMGGAGTDVAKEAADMLLTNDNFASIEAAVEEGRTVYRNLRKAIAFILPVNGGESMTILISALLARDLPILSLQVLWLNMVNSVTMTVPLAFEPKSSRVMQRPPRHPNEPLLSGKLLQRILAVSAFNWVLIFGMFEWIRQTTGDLALARTMAIQALVAARVVYLLSISQLGRSIVSRLVGRGQGMKDMTAMVLGLAGTIALQIVFSQWNLMNILFSTAPLTWNQWLICLIPALPMIVVATAVNYLDPPD; this is encoded by the coding sequence ATGGGCGTTCCGGTCAAATCCTCTCAATCTTTGCGTTCCTATTATGAATGCTCCGTTTCAGAGGTTGTCCAGGCTATTAACAGTCATCCTGATCAAGGCTTAACGGCTGCCGAAGCCGCTCAGCGACTTGACCAATTTGGCTTCAATGAATTGGCATCAAAACCAGGAAAGCCAGCATGGTTGCGGTTTCTGCTGCAATTTAATCAGCCGCTCCTTTATATTTTGCTTATTGCTGGAGCCATTAAGGCCTTCTTAGGCTCTTGGACTAACGCGATCGTGATCTGGGGCGTCACGGTGATCAATGCCATCATTGGCTTTATTCAGGAATCGAAGGCAGAGGGAGCAATCGCAGCGTTGGCTAAAGCGGTTTCTACTGAAACAACGGTAGTACGCGATGGACAAAAACTGCGGCTACCATCTCGCGAATTGGTTCCTGGTGATCTGGTGCTGTTGACATCCGGCGATAAAGTTCCAGCCGATTTACGATTGGTTAGCGTGCGCAACTTACAAGTAGATGAATCGGCCTTAACCGGGGAGTCGGTACCTGTTGAAAAGCAAGATCGTCCCGTACCCGAAGGAACACCATTGGCAGAGCGTGTCAATATGGCCTACGCGGGCAGCTTTGTCACCTTTGGACAAGGTAGTGGATTGGTGGTGGCAACTGGCAGTGCTACGGAAGTCGGGCAAATTTCCCAATCGATCGAACAGCGCACCAACCTCAGTACACCGTTGACCCGCAAGTTCGATAAATTTAGCCGCACATTGCTGTATGTCATTTTGGCTTTAGCTACTGTTACCTTTGCGGTGGGGGTTAGTCAGGGACAATCCTTGGCAGGCATGTTTGAAGCGGCCGTTGCGTTGGCTGTGAGCGCCATTCCAGAAGGGTTGCCGGCGGTGGTGACAGTCACCTTGGCGATCGGGGTCAATCGTATGGCTCGGCGTCACGCTATTGTGCGCAAATTGCCGGCGGTGGAAACGTTGGGTAGCGCGACTGTAATTTGTTCCGATAAAACTGGCACGTTGACAGAAAACCAGATGACGGTGCAAGCCATCTATGCTGGCGATCGGGTGTACACAGTCAGTGGAGAAGGCTATAGTCCTGACGGCGAGATTCGGGTCGATCAGCAGCCGATTGATCTGGCTCATGCCCCCGTGCTAGAGGAATGCCTAATTGCGGGGCTGCTTTGTAATGATTCCCACTTGGAAACCACCGATGGGCGCTGGACAGTGGTGGGCGATCCAACGGAGGGAGCGTTAATTACCGCAGCGCGGAAAGCTGGACTTGATCCGGTTTCTGTATCCCAATCTCAGCCCCGACTTGACTCGATTCCCTTCGAGTCGGAGTTTCAATATATGGCCACTCTACACGAACTAATGCGCTCAGGTTCCGATCGAGCGTCTACTGCCCAAGTGATTTATGTTAAAGGCTCAGTGGAGTCCATTCTGCAACGCTGTCAGCAGATGTTAGACAATCAAGGCACGCCAGTTCCAATGCAGCAAGCGCGGATAGAGGCTGAGGTGGAAGCTATGGCAAATCAAGGCTTGCGGGTTCTCGCCTTTGCCAAGAAACCCGTTACAGCCAGTGAATTCTCTCGAAAGCCGTCGTTGCAACATGAAGATATTGCGGATGGGCTGATTTTTTTGGGGCTACAGGGCATGATTGATCCACCCCGGGCAGAAGCGATCGCGGCAGTAAAAGCCTGCCGGTCGGCGGGAATTCAGGTGAAAATGATCACGGGCGATCATGTTTCCACAGCCCGCGCTATTGCTGAACGTATGGGGTTAGAGAAACAGGGACAAGTCCTGGCCTTTTCAGGACAGGATCTAGCGCAGATGGACGATCGTAACTTAGCCCAAGCGATCGAAGATGGAGTGGTATTTGCCAGAGTCGCCCCTGCTCAAAAATTGCGCTTGGTTGAGGCGTTGCAGTCGAAGGGCGAAATTGTGGCTATGACCGGGGACGGTGTCAACGATGCTCCAGCATTGAAACAAGCCGACATTGGTGTCGCGATGGGTGGGGCTGGTACAGATGTGGCAAAAGAAGCCGCAGATATGCTGCTCACGAATGATAACTTTGCCTCAATTGAGGCAGCGGTGGAAGAGGGGCGAACCGTTTATCGCAACTTGCGGAAAGCGATCGCCTTTATTTTGCCTGTGAATGGGGGCGAATCGATGACGATTTTAATCAGCGCTCTGTTAGCTAGAGACCTACCCATTCTGTCACTGCAAGTACTGTGGCTAAATATGGTGAACTCCGTCACCATGACAGTGCCGCTGGCGTTTGAGCCCAAATCTAGCCGAGTCATGCAACGGCCACCCCGCCACCCCAATGAACCGTTGCTATCGGGTAAGCTACTACAGCGCATTCTGGCGGTCTCTGCCTTTAACTGGGTCTTGATTTTTGGTATGTTTGAATGGATTCGTCAGACTACCGGGGATCTGGCGCTTGCTCGCACGATGGCCATTCAGGCACTGGTGGCGGCCCGAGTGGTGTATTTGCTCAGTATCAGTCAGCTAGGGCGATCGATTGTGTCGCGGCTAGTTGGCCGGGGCCAGGGCATGAAGGATATGACAGCGATGGTGCTTGGTCTTGCCGGCACGATCGCGTTGCAGATTGTGTTTAGCCAGTGGAACCTGATGAACATTCTCTTCAGTACGGCACCTCTAACGTGGAATCAATGGTTAATCTGCTTGATTCCCGCTTTGCCAATGATTGTGGTCGCAACCGCCGTGAACTATCTTGATCCGCCGGACTAA
- a CDS encoding pentapeptide repeat-containing protein — protein MRSIQRLLGVIAIVLVVVLSWPSSVQAASSAAIRAYDDVKAATKDFSGQTLLQAEFSNAKLANANFSNANLRGAVFNGVLLTNANFHAADLSDSIAYLSDLSGADLSDAILTSAMLLKSRFRGANVTGADFSDALLDRDQVLALCQTASGVNPLTGVDTRDSLGCR, from the coding sequence ATGCGTTCAATCCAGCGTCTATTGGGAGTGATTGCAATTGTACTTGTCGTGGTGTTGAGTTGGCCGTCATCAGTGCAGGCAGCCAGTTCTGCGGCAATTCGCGCCTATGATGATGTGAAGGCCGCAACTAAAGACTTTTCTGGTCAGACCCTGCTGCAAGCTGAATTTAGCAATGCCAAACTTGCTAACGCCAACTTCAGCAACGCCAACTTGCGAGGGGCGGTCTTTAATGGTGTGCTATTAACCAACGCTAATTTTCACGCAGCCGACCTCAGTGACAGCATTGCTTACTTAAGTGACTTGTCTGGAGCCGATCTCAGCGATGCCATCCTAACTTCAGCCATGCTGTTAAAGTCCAGATTTCGCGGTGCGAATGTCACAGGGGCCGACTTCAGCGATGCCTTGCTCGATCGCGACCAAGTGTTGGCCTTGTGCCAGACAGCCAGCGGCGTTAATCCACTGACTGGAGTGGATACCCGCGACTCATTGGGCTGTCGCTAA
- a CDS encoding Na+/H+ antiporter: MEFEAMAAEVAIEQNLERFLLVLSVSLGVATLPQIFGWFRRIPYTLLLVIVGLGLAFANVRLINLFPGLILFIFLPPLLFEAAWNIKWSDLKRDLVPICLYAIVGVVISIAGVAIGLNQILGLTLPTALLIGASLSATDPVSVTALFRELGVDKRLSILMEGESLFNDGMAVVAFSFLVAWSLGTSKLGIQPVVIELIVVVGIGLGIGGLIGFGVSYLTQRFDLPLVEQSLTLVSAYGCYIITEELGGSGVIAVVTTGLILGNFGSRIGMNPRTRIIVSEFWEFIAFFVNSIVFLLIGDQVQFAALRENLLTIAVTVVAMILMRAVAMYGLTLISNRITDSDISIRKQTVLWWGGLRGSVSIALALSLPEVLSEREELIATVFGVVLFTLLVQGLTIQPLLNWLNLLGDQPIRQAYSELIARRAALSRVLEYLGTLEGRPEIDSEFYGLQKSLVKGELERIEFDIDQLMDEHPNLRSFTAEQLRSELLAIEADTYAEFVRAGRLNHELSPMLQVAFEEGGE; this comes from the coding sequence ATGGAATTCGAGGCAATGGCGGCCGAGGTGGCGATCGAACAAAACTTGGAACGGTTTCTTCTCGTTCTATCAGTTTCGTTAGGAGTAGCTACCCTACCGCAAATTTTTGGTTGGTTTCGCCGAATTCCCTACACGCTACTGTTGGTCATCGTAGGACTGGGGCTAGCCTTTGCGAACGTCCGCTTGATCAATCTCTTTCCAGGATTAATTCTCTTTATCTTCTTACCACCCCTGCTGTTTGAAGCGGCCTGGAACATCAAATGGTCAGATCTGAAGCGGGATCTCGTCCCGATTTGTCTCTATGCGATCGTTGGCGTAGTGATTTCTATTGCTGGTGTGGCGATCGGGCTAAATCAAATTCTGGGACTGACGTTACCAACAGCACTGCTGATTGGGGCCAGCCTCTCTGCCACAGATCCAGTATCGGTGACGGCGTTGTTTCGAGAATTGGGGGTAGATAAACGGCTTTCAATCCTGATGGAGGGCGAAAGCTTGTTCAATGATGGCATGGCGGTGGTGGCGTTCAGCTTTTTAGTGGCGTGGTCGCTGGGAACAAGCAAACTCGGGATTCAGCCCGTTGTCATCGAGCTAATTGTAGTGGTGGGAATTGGTCTTGGCATCGGTGGCTTAATTGGATTTGGCGTTTCTTACCTCACCCAACGCTTTGATTTGCCACTAGTGGAGCAATCTCTGACGCTGGTTTCGGCTTACGGCTGCTACATTATCACCGAGGAATTGGGAGGATCGGGCGTCATTGCGGTGGTAACAACTGGGTTAATCTTAGGGAATTTTGGCTCCCGCATTGGCATGAATCCCCGCACGCGCATCATTGTCAGCGAATTTTGGGAATTCATTGCGTTTTTTGTCAATTCGATCGTCTTTTTGCTAATTGGCGATCAGGTACAGTTTGCTGCCCTCAGAGAAAATCTTCTGACGATTGCCGTTACCGTCGTTGCCATGATTTTGATGCGGGCAGTCGCGATGTATGGATTAACCCTGATCAGCAATCGTATTACAGACTCTGATATTTCGATTCGGAAACAAACAGTACTCTGGTGGGGTGGGTTGCGCGGCTCTGTGTCGATCGCCCTGGCCCTAAGCCTTCCAGAAGTGTTATCAGAACGAGAAGAATTGATTGCAACAGTCTTTGGCGTCGTATTGTTCACATTATTGGTGCAGGGACTAACGATCCAGCCGTTGCTGAACTGGTTAAATCTTTTGGGCGATCAACCGATTCGTCAAGCCTATTCGGAGTTGATTGCCCGGCGAGCCGCTCTAAGCCGGGTACTGGAATATCTAGGAACATTGGAAGGACGCCCGGAAATTGATTCTGAATTTTATGGTTTGCAAAAATCCCTTGTTAAAGGAGAACTGGAGCGGATAGAGTTCGATATCGATCAGTTGATGGATGAACATCCCAATTTGCGCAGCTTCACCGCCGAACAATTGCGATCGGAGTTACTAGCCATTGAAGCGGACACCTATGCAGAATTCGTGCGCGCCGGGCGCTTGAACCATGAACTGTCTCCGATGCTTCAGGTGGCGTTTGAAGAGGGGGGTGAATAA
- a CDS encoding CsbD family protein, translating to MSLEERAKATGKNIEGKAQEAWGEVTGDPKDKAAGQAKQVEGQARHAKEDVKDDVKKAVD from the coding sequence ATGAGCCTCGAAGAAAGAGCCAAAGCAACGGGCAAGAACATTGAAGGAAAAGCTCAGGAAGCTTGGGGTGAAGTGACGGGTGATCCAAAAGATAAAGCAGCCGGACAAGCCAAGCAAGTGGAAGGACAAGCTCGTCACGCTAAAGAAGACGTAAAAGACGACGTTAAAAAGGCTGTTGACTAA
- a CDS encoding mechanosensitive ion channel family protein, which translates to MTRLQSRRRVPFWSWQSIKRSFVILGAIVVGSILLVSAPIARGQAPESPVESSTVEVPTILEFDQLQFPEVNEFLLPVGNYINSAPVHLDGRVLFRVAPTENFTADIRAAEIEQRLSRLASDTADPEALTVDWALAGNQPVIQVNGDLLFTVTSQDAQLSGLSDPTVRAEQLSQVIEDALERYQEERQPQYLQQQLRIAGVILLIMLVLSWIFALIQRRIRRRKERATQVQPVSIEDLADTSSSQQVVTALRHKVTRQQKLGFLDFQRWLCQLGQILVWGGGSFVILGLFPYTRVLQTLALTLLKIPFRIALAVLLTYGAIRLSNVLIDRVGLTLQERATLASMQSQRLVLRFSTFSQVIKSIAAFLLISIGVLSSLSGFGIDLAPLLAGAGIVGLALSLASQNLLRDVINGFLILMEDQYGVGDVIVIGNVSGFVETMNLRITQLRNEEGGLITIPNSQITVVQNLSKEWSRVDLRIPVDPAADINYALEIIERVAQDMRDDPTWKAIILEPPLLLGVDNLDHIGATVRIWIKTQPLKQWDVAREYRRRLKLAFDKAGINIGVPQQTLHVQSALPVVTVSDDRQDRAKRDNGTSSHS; encoded by the coding sequence ATGACTAGACTACAATCGCGTAGGCGAGTACCCTTCTGGAGTTGGCAGTCGATCAAGCGTTCGTTTGTCATACTAGGGGCGATCGTTGTTGGCAGTATACTCCTGGTTTCCGCCCCCATCGCTCGCGGACAAGCACCAGAATCTCCAGTCGAATCTTCCACAGTCGAAGTGCCAACCATCCTGGAGTTTGACCAGTTGCAATTTCCAGAAGTTAATGAGTTTCTATTACCCGTTGGCAACTACATCAATTCTGCGCCTGTTCATTTAGATGGCCGAGTTCTGTTCCGAGTTGCTCCTACCGAGAATTTTACGGCAGACATCCGAGCCGCTGAAATTGAACAGCGCTTGAGTCGATTAGCCAGCGATACAGCCGATCCAGAGGCGCTGACGGTTGACTGGGCGTTAGCTGGAAATCAACCAGTTATCCAAGTCAACGGCGATCTGTTGTTTACTGTCACTAGTCAAGACGCTCAGTTAAGCGGTCTTTCCGATCCCACTGTACGAGCAGAACAACTCAGCCAAGTGATCGAAGACGCCTTGGAACGCTATCAAGAGGAACGACAGCCACAGTATTTGCAACAACAGCTAAGAATTGCTGGTGTTATTTTGCTGATAATGTTGGTCTTAAGCTGGATCTTTGCCTTGATACAACGGCGAATACGACGGCGAAAAGAGCGGGCCACACAGGTTCAACCTGTCTCTATTGAAGACCTGGCAGATACATCTTCGTCACAGCAGGTAGTTACGGCCTTGCGCCACAAGGTTACGCGACAACAAAAGCTGGGTTTTCTTGATTTTCAGCGCTGGTTGTGCCAGTTGGGACAGATCTTAGTGTGGGGAGGCGGTAGCTTTGTGATCTTGGGGCTATTTCCCTATACTCGCGTTCTGCAAACCTTAGCTCTGACCCTGTTGAAAATTCCATTTCGGATCGCTCTAGCGGTTTTGCTGACCTATGGAGCTATTCGCTTGAGCAATGTCTTAATCGATCGCGTCGGCCTAACTTTGCAAGAGCGGGCCACGTTGGCCTCAATGCAATCACAACGGCTCGTGTTACGGTTTTCCACTTTCTCGCAGGTAATCAAAAGCATTGCTGCTTTTCTGCTGATCAGCATTGGAGTACTTTCCTCTCTATCCGGCTTTGGCATTGATTTAGCGCCCCTCCTTGCTGGTGCTGGTATTGTCGGTTTAGCTCTTTCACTGGCGTCTCAAAACCTGCTGCGCGACGTGATCAACGGATTTTTGATCTTGATGGAAGATCAGTATGGTGTTGGAGATGTGATTGTTATTGGCAATGTATCGGGGTTTGTTGAAACGATGAATTTGCGAATTACTCAACTACGTAACGAAGAAGGAGGGTTAATTACTATTCCCAATAGCCAAATTACAGTTGTGCAAAACCTTTCTAAAGAATGGTCGCGGGTTGATCTGCGAATTCCTGTTGATCCAGCGGCTGACATCAATTATGCTTTGGAAATCATTGAGCGCGTCGCCCAAGACATGAGAGATGATCCAACCTGGAAAGCGATAATTCTAGAACCGCCTCTGCTGCTAGGCGTTGATAATCTAGACCACATCGGTGCAACAGTCCGAATTTGGATTAAAACTCAGCCATTGAAACAATGGGATGTAGCTCGTGAATATCGCCGACGCTTGAAATTGGCATTCGATAAAGCTGGCATCAATATTGGCGTTCCTCAACAGACGCTGCATGTGCAATCCGCCTTGCCAGTCGTTACCGTCTCAGACGATCGTCAAGACCGAGCAAAGCGCGACAATGGTACCAGCAGTCATTCCTAG
- a CDS encoding glycoside hydrolase family 15 protein, which translates to MSYQPIENYGIIGNLYTTALVGLNGSIDWFCFPHHDSPSVFAAILDQHKGGRFQIHPLLSEVHHNQLSCKQQYWPSTNVLITRFLTPDGIGELIDFMPIVSTRDPNYHGLVRQVRVERGTMAFNVACFPAFNYARDAHDVVLTESGAAFHSNHLKLGLATDIPLQQKGSGVCAEVSLSEGQIATFVLRQLDDGACGLPLSALETTDLFESTVNYWHRWLSQCTYRGRWREMVERSALVLKLLTFEPTGAIVAAATTSLPEQVGGERNWDYRYTWIRDAAFTLYALLRIGFTEEAAQFMNWIEQRCRDCSTGQCDENGPLQIVYSIDGKPVREETLLSHLEGYQGSQPVRLGNAAYGQFQLDIYGELMDSVYLYNKYGVPISYDLWTHLRSLLNWLCNNWQRPDRSIWEVRSQARPFVYSKLMCWVALDRGLRLADKRSFPSERQQWIEVRNQIYEEIMEKGWNATHNAFIQSYDCAALDASSLLMPLVFFVSPNDPRMLKTLAAINRSPQQGGLVSGGQVYRYQVEQAADGLQGGEGTFNICTFWLVEAMTRAGRVDRQQLKQARLLFEKMLSYANHLGLYSEEIGPSGEALGNYPQAFTHLSLISAAWNLDRALDQQ; encoded by the coding sequence ATGAGTTACCAGCCAATCGAGAACTATGGCATTATTGGCAATCTCTACACCACTGCTTTAGTGGGCTTAAACGGGTCGATCGACTGGTTTTGCTTTCCCCATCACGATTCTCCCAGTGTGTTTGCTGCCATCTTGGATCAACACAAAGGCGGACGGTTTCAAATTCATCCCCTGTTATCAGAGGTGCACCACAATCAGTTGTCCTGTAAGCAGCAGTACTGGCCAAGCACAAATGTTCTAATTACCCGCTTCTTGACCCCAGATGGCATTGGAGAATTGATAGACTTCATGCCGATCGTATCGACTCGCGATCCCAACTATCATGGCTTGGTACGGCAAGTGCGGGTGGAACGGGGAACCATGGCCTTCAACGTTGCCTGTTTTCCTGCGTTTAATTATGCTCGCGATGCTCATGATGTGGTGTTAACAGAATCAGGTGCTGCGTTTCACTCCAATCATCTCAAACTGGGACTTGCGACGGATATTCCGTTGCAGCAAAAAGGCAGCGGCGTCTGTGCGGAAGTCAGTCTTAGCGAAGGCCAAATCGCCACGTTTGTCTTACGTCAACTCGACGATGGAGCCTGTGGACTGCCGTTAAGCGCTTTAGAAACCACCGATTTGTTTGAGAGTACGGTGAACTATTGGCACCGCTGGCTGTCCCAATGTACCTATCGAGGGCGTTGGCGAGAAATGGTAGAACGATCGGCGCTGGTGTTGAAATTGCTCACATTTGAACCAACTGGTGCAATTGTTGCCGCCGCCACGACGAGTTTGCCAGAACAAGTAGGTGGTGAACGCAATTGGGATTATCGTTATACCTGGATTCGGGATGCGGCCTTTACGCTCTATGCGTTGTTGCGAATCGGGTTTACTGAAGAAGCAGCGCAATTCATGAATTGGATCGAGCAACGTTGCCGCGACTGTAGCACTGGGCAATGTGACGAAAACGGCCCGCTACAAATTGTCTACAGTATTGACGGAAAACCTGTTCGTGAAGAAACCTTGCTATCGCACCTAGAAGGCTATCAAGGTTCTCAACCTGTCCGCCTTGGTAACGCTGCCTATGGTCAATTTCAGCTTGATATTTATGGAGAATTAATGGATTCGGTATACCTGTACAACAAGTACGGGGTTCCGATTTCCTATGACCTCTGGACACATTTACGCAGCTTATTGAATTGGTTGTGCAACAACTGGCAAAGACCCGATCGCAGCATTTGGGAAGTGCGTAGCCAAGCCCGACCATTTGTATACTCAAAATTGATGTGTTGGGTGGCGCTCGATCGAGGATTACGGTTGGCCGACAAACGTTCTTTCCCATCAGAACGACAGCAATGGATAGAGGTGCGCAACCAAATCTACGAAGAAATTATGGAGAAGGGGTGGAATGCAACGCACAATGCTTTTATCCAGTCCTACGATTGCGCTGCGCTGGATGCCAGCAGCTTACTGATGCCACTGGTATTCTTTGTCTCACCCAATGATCCACGCATGCTTAAAACGTTAGCCGCCATCAACCGATCGCCTCAGCAGGGCGGTTTGGTGTCTGGCGGGCAGGTCTATCGCTATCAAGTAGAACAAGCTGCCGACGGGTTGCAGGGGGGAGAGGGCACGTTTAATATTTGCACATTTTGGTTGGTAGAAGCCATGACGCGGGCGGGACGGGTCGATCGCCAACAACTGAAGCAGGCTCGTCTACTGTTTGAAAAGATGCTGAGTTATGCTAATCATCTAGGGCTTTACAGTGAGGAAATTGGGCCAAGCGGCGAAGCGTTAGGCAATTATCCGCAAGCTTTCACGCATTTGTCCTTAATTAGTGCGGCCTGGAATCTAGATAGGGCATTGGATCAGCAATAG
- a CDS encoding GlsB/YeaQ/YmgE family stress response membrane protein, translating into MNILAWIILGLLAGAIAKAIYPGNQGGGILATMLLGIIGAFIGGSLYTLLTTGQLAITAAGFSIGGLIVAIIGALIAIWLWGLLARRA; encoded by the coding sequence ATGAACATTCTTGCTTGGATCATCTTAGGACTACTGGCCGGTGCAATCGCTAAAGCAATCTATCCTGGAAATCAAGGCGGTGGCATTCTCGCCACAATGTTACTGGGTATCATTGGCGCCTTTATTGGTGGTTCGCTTTACACCCTCCTGACAACAGGGCAACTAGCGATCACAGCGGCTGGATTTAGTATTGGCGGACTGATTGTGGCAATTATTGGTGCCTTGATTGCCATTTGGCTTTGGGGGTTATTGGCTCGCCGTGCCTGA
- the bchB gene encoding ferredoxin:protochlorophyllide reductase (ATP-dependent) subunit B, translating into MKLAYWMYAGPAHIGTLRIASSFKNVHAIMHAPLGDDYFNVMRSMLERERDFTPVTASIVDRNVLARGSQEKVVDNITRKDQEERPDLIVLTPTCTSSILQEDLQNFVDRAQLEAKGDVLLADVNHYRVNELQAADRTLQQIVQFYTEKARKKGELPDGKTATPSVNIIGVTTLGFHNQHDCMELKKLMRDLGITVNAVIPEGASVHDLKHLSQAWFNLIPYREIGLSTAKYLHEQFGTPFVDITPIGVVETARCIRMIQKLLNEQGATVDYEPFIDEQTRFVSQAAWFSRSIDCQNLTGKKAVVFGDNTHAAAITKILTREMGIHVVLSGTYCKYDAEWFREQVSEYCDDVLISDDHGAIADAIARLEPAAIFGTQMERHVGKRLNIPCGVIAAPIHIQNFPIGYRPFVGYEGTNQVVDLIYNSFTLGMEDHLLEIFGGHDTKEVITKGVSAESDLNWTKEAQAELNKVPGFVRGKVKRNTEKFARDRGLTEISLEVMYAAKEAVGA; encoded by the coding sequence ATGAAATTGGCTTACTGGATGTATGCTGGTCCGGCGCACATTGGCACACTGCGCATCGCCAGTTCGTTTAAGAACGTTCATGCCATCATGCATGCCCCACTAGGGGACGATTATTTTAATGTCATGCGATCAATGCTGGAACGGGAGCGGGACTTCACGCCTGTCACTGCTAGCATTGTCGATCGCAACGTGTTGGCGCGTGGCTCGCAAGAAAAAGTTGTCGATAACATCACCCGCAAAGATCAGGAAGAACGACCAGATCTGATTGTTTTAACGCCTACTTGTACTTCCAGCATTTTGCAAGAAGATTTGCAGAACTTTGTCGATCGGGCCCAATTGGAGGCAAAGGGTGATGTACTGCTGGCGGATGTGAATCACTATCGTGTCAACGAGCTACAAGCGGCCGATCGCACCTTACAACAAATTGTGCAGTTTTACACGGAAAAAGCCCGCAAAAAAGGAGAACTACCGGACGGTAAAACGGCAACGCCCTCGGTGAATATCATCGGCGTGACAACCCTTGGCTTCCACAACCAGCACGATTGTATGGAATTGAAGAAGTTGATGCGAGATCTGGGTATTACAGTCAATGCGGTAATTCCAGAAGGTGCATCGGTACATGACCTGAAACATCTATCGCAGGCTTGGTTTAACTTAATTCCCTATCGGGAAATTGGGTTGTCAACGGCCAAATACCTGCATGAGCAATTCGGTACACCGTTTGTAGATATCACGCCGATTGGTGTTGTAGAAACAGCCCGTTGCATCCGCATGATTCAGAAATTGCTGAATGAGCAAGGCGCAACTGTAGATTATGAACCATTCATTGATGAACAAACTCGCTTCGTTTCACAAGCTGCTTGGTTCTCGCGATCGATTGATTGCCAGAACTTAACTGGAAAGAAAGCGGTAGTATTTGGAGATAATACCCATGCCGCTGCAATTACCAAAATATTGACGCGAGAAATGGGTATTCACGTCGTCCTGTCAGGAACCTACTGTAAATATGATGCGGAATGGTTTCGGGAACAAGTTAGTGAATATTGCGATGATGTGTTGATCAGCGATGATCACGGAGCCATTGCCGATGCGATCGCTCGTTTAGAACCAGCGGCGATTTTTGGCACGCAAATGGAACGCCACGTCGGTAAGCGGCTGAATATCCCCTGTGGCGTAATTGCGGCTCCGATTCACATTCAAAATTTCCCGATCGGCTACAGACCCTTCGTGGGCTACGAAGGCACGAATCAAGTCGTAGACTTAATCTACAACTCCTTCACGCTGGGCATGGAAGATCATCTACTGGAAATTTTCGGCGGTCACGACACGAAGGAAGTGATCACCAAAGGCGTTTCGGCGGAATCGGATCTCAACTGGACAAAGGAAGCCCAAGCGGAACTCAACAAAGTACCCGGCTTTGTGCGCGGTAAGGTAAAACGCAATACCGAGAAATTTGCTCGCGATCGAGGCTTGACAGAGATTTCGCTAGAAGTGATGTATGCGGCTAAAGAAGCCGTAGGTGCCTAG